A genomic region of Plasmodium cynomolgi strain B DNA, chromosome 5, whole genome shotgun sequence contains the following coding sequences:
- a CDS encoding hypothetical protein (putative), whose product MHLPPLNSLLLRCLIIFLYLSGSPNRGVQLECRKIVAHKKQLPVHVINPIKGEITHHSGNFKLLRKLNFIFFKKKENKYEMKNLENVPLFVVTNEFDDAILSFTLDYNRGERGGQTGRQAEEEIEKHVGKRKSGDEPPNGDAPPNGDAPPNGDAPPNGDAPPNGDASPSDTANSREGSPPVHGDSQRDDVTLEKNGREGEELFPLLKVNQNKRREINLKNIHNNNAVGIFFFDLKTAEAYRDDILHLFNKNLKEKTNKLFFGSKIKLTNLKHFLELKNSHSNTIDFVLVPHYEQLQHVLKNKKVFYGTPVYYINKSLKKDVRVELYPNVFLTYTLDGSSDDRASLIIQLETRDKKKKYVPIFFSYEQANQFYKIFLDKFKGHFHEYCLPTPRINLNSFENLLILLKMANEEKVHPFYNIFFVPMGSSPYEEKLSAQRTNVFSFYTKKLFQRINYDLFRSFRKNLNYLIADYLYD is encoded by the exons ATGCATCTTCCACCTTTGAACAGCCTCCTACTGAGatgtttaattattttcctttaccTAAGTGGGTCACCAAATCGGGGGGTGCAGCTGGAATGTAGAAAAATAGTAGCCCACAAGAAGCAATTGCCCGTGCATGTAATCAATCCGATAAAGGGCGAGATCACACACCACTCGGGAAATTTCAAATTGTTAAGGAAactgaattttattttttttaaaaagaaagaaaacaagtatgaaatgaaaaatttggaaaacgTGCCCCTGTTTGTTGTAACCAACGAATTCGACGATGCAATTTTGTCGTTCACCTTGGACTACAACAGGGGTGAAAGGGGGGGGCAAACGGGGAGACAAGCAGAGGAAGAGATAGAGAAGCATGTAGGGAAGCGAAAAAGCGGGGACGAACCCCCCAATGGTGACGCACCCCCCAATGGTGACGCACCCCCCAATGGTGATGCACCCCCCAATGGTGATGCACCCCCCAATGGTGACGCATCCCCTAGTGACACTGCTAATTCACGGGAAGGATCCCCGCCCGTCCACGGGGACAGCCAACGCGACGATGTAACgctcgaaaaaaatggccgCGAGGGGGAAGAGCTGTTTCCCCTGTTAAAAGTTAACCAAAACAAACGAAGAGAAATCAActtaaaaaacatacacaACAATAACGCggttggaatttttttcttcgatttGAAAACTGCAGAAGCGTATAGAGATGATATATTACacttatttaataaaaatttaaaagaaaaaacaaataagtTGTTCTTTGGGTCCAAAATCAAATTAACCAACTTGAAACATTTTCTGGAGCTTAAAAATTCCCACAGCAACACAATCGATTTTGTCCTAGTCCCGCATTACGAACAACTCCAACACGtattaaagaataaaaaggttTTTTATGGCACCCCCGTGTACTACATTAATAAG AGTTTGAAGAAGGATGTCCGGGTGGAGTTATATCCAAATGTGTTTCTAACGTACACACTGGATGGGTCGAGTGACGATCGTGCCTCCCTCATCATACAGCTAGAAACGCgagacaagaaaaaaaagtacgtacccattttcttctcctaCGAGCAAGCTAaccaattttacaaaatctTTTTGGACAAATTTAAAGGCCATTTTCACGAATACTGTCTTCCCACTCCGCGCATCAATTTGAACTCctttgaaaatttattaattctaTTAAAAATGGCCAACGAGGAAAAAGTACAtcctttttacaacattttttttgtgcccatGGGCAGCTCCccatatgaagaaaaattgtcTGCACAGAGGACCAacgttttctccttttacaCGAAGAAGCTTTTCCAGAGAATAAATTATGACTTGTTCAGGTCGTTTAGGAAAAACttgaattatttaattgCGGATTATTTGTACGATTAG
- a CDS encoding adenylate kinase 1 (putative), translated as MKAKGPLKIVLFGAPGVGKGTFAEILSKKEKLKHINMGNILREEIKKKTTIGKEIDKVVTSGNLVSDDLIVRIVKDEITKVTVQKDSYFKGFILDGFPRNLFQCKELDCEKCKGNPKLQRRSDDSEEIVTHRLNTYELTNSPLINFFKNSNCNLVDFEIKRGLQDFDSFYRIVGRHL; from the exons ATGAAAGCAAAAGGCCCATTAAAAATTGTACTGTTCGGAGCACCCGGGGTGGGGAAGGGCACCTTTGCGGAGATCCTGTCCAAGAAAGAAAAGCTGAAGCACATAAACATGGGGAATATACTaagggaagaaataaaaaaaaaaactaccatAGGGAAAGAAATCGACAAAGTAGTCACGAGTGGAAACCTAGTCTCAGATGATTTGATCGTACGGATAGTGAAGGACGAAATAACCAAGGTGACAGTACAGAAGGATAGCTATTTTAAGGGGTTCATTTTGGATGGATTTCCACGTAATTTATTTCAGTGTAAAGAGCTA GACTGTGAGAAGTGTAAGGGTAACCCAAAGTTACAGAGGAGGAGTGATGACAGTGAGGAAATAGTTACCCACCGACTGAACACGTACGAGTTGACCAACTCCCCtctcattaatttttttaaaaactcgaACTGTAACCTCGTCGACTTTGAGATAAAACGGGGGCTGCAGGACTTCGACAGCTTTTACCGCATCGTCGGGCGGCACCTTTAG